In Streptomyces hawaiiensis, one genomic interval encodes:
- a CDS encoding MBL fold metallo-hydrolase, translating into MFTPSQTIKSTTPPASSWTVGNHTVRRIDEVVLPAQTGPWLLPGATTDLVSRTPWLSPEFTDEQGVLRLASHSFAVEVDGMRVLVDTGIGNGKRRANPAWHNLNSDYAARLRTAGFAPESVDVVVLTHLHADHVGWNTRAEGDAWVPTFPNARYLTSRTEWDYWAGVDMEEARRQMFRDSVHPVREAGLFDLIDVADEGTDVAPGIRLLPTPGHTPGQVAVELSSRGETALVTGDSIHHPVQMAHPELCSCVDVAPELAARTRNQVLDSLAGTSTLLLGSHFPPPTAGHVRREDGGYRLVPAPSRVTPIGG; encoded by the coding sequence GTGTTCACCCCATCGCAGACGATTAAGTCCACCACTCCCCCCGCCTCTTCGTGGACGGTGGGCAACCACACCGTACGACGCATCGACGAAGTGGTCCTGCCCGCCCAGACCGGTCCGTGGCTGCTGCCCGGGGCAACCACCGACCTCGTGAGCCGGACTCCCTGGCTGAGCCCCGAATTCACCGACGAACAAGGCGTCCTGCGCCTGGCGAGTCACAGCTTCGCCGTCGAGGTGGACGGCATGCGGGTGCTGGTGGACACCGGCATCGGAAACGGGAAGCGGCGCGCCAACCCTGCCTGGCACAACCTGAACAGCGACTACGCAGCACGGCTACGGACGGCGGGCTTCGCGCCGGAGAGCGTTGACGTCGTGGTCCTGACCCACCTCCACGCCGACCACGTGGGGTGGAACACGCGTGCCGAGGGCGACGCCTGGGTGCCCACCTTCCCGAACGCGCGCTATCTCACCTCACGCACCGAGTGGGACTACTGGGCGGGTGTGGACATGGAGGAGGCGCGTCGGCAGATGTTCCGGGACTCGGTCCATCCTGTCCGGGAAGCAGGTCTGTTCGACCTCATCGATGTCGCGGACGAGGGCACGGACGTCGCGCCGGGCATCCGTCTGCTGCCCACCCCCGGCCACACACCGGGGCAGGTAGCGGTGGAACTGAGCAGCCGTGGCGAGACCGCACTGGTCACCGGCGACAGCATCCACCACCCGGTCCAGATGGCGCATCCGGAGCTCTGCAGCTGTGTGGACGTCGCTCCCGAACTCGCGGCCAGGACCCGGAACCAGGTGCTCGACTCACTGGCCGGTACGTCAACTCTCCTGCTTGGGAGCCACTTCCCGCCGCCGACCGCCGGACACGTGCGACGCGAGGACGGCGGGTATCGACTGGTCCCGGCTCCCTCGAGGGTCACGCCCATCGGCGGCTGA